In Apis cerana isolate GH-2021 linkage group LG5, AcerK_1.0, whole genome shotgun sequence, a single genomic region encodes these proteins:
- the LOC107997919 gene encoding X-box-binding protein 1 translates to MNVLKSVIITLPKGLSSKAPGIISTSELPKSVPKLNFTTSMLTNKSNMDTKKITKHEEIQDESISFKTDVCVRGKKRRLDHLTWEEKLQRKKLKNRVAAQTSRDRKKAKLDELEETVRRLREQNELLTQECSMLRSQNEVLITETKRLRKEREIKNTEDFVCSMCQSRVSCAVSSLGSTVSSTHPLQQGGTTQLASTLTLTPGATILLKILTIYFLLKNCLVNSKEMIISNDLKNLQKAFCEKLQQKWKQILIEQMNKQQSRKIPLRNVTIQKEWWGRHQKMWKPMEPVEA, encoded by the exons ATGAACGTATTGAAAAGTGTTATAATCACGTTGCCTAAGGGCCTGTCATCAAAGGCGCCTGGCATTATTTCAACAAGCGAATTACCAAAGTCTGTgccgaaattaaattttactactTCTATGTTAACTAATAAATCGAATAtggatacaaaaaaaattactaaacacGAAGAAATTCAGGATGAAAGTATATCATTCAAAACAGATGTTTGTGTTCGCGGAAAAAAACGACGGCTGGATCATTTGACATGGGAAGAAAAACTTCAGAGGAA gaaattaaaaaatagagtaGCAGCTCAAACATCTCGGGATCGTAAAAAGGCTAAACTTGATGAATTAGAAGAAACTGTTCGAAGGTTAAGAgaacaaaatgaattattgacACAGGAATGTTCAATGTTAAGATCGCAGAATGAAGTGCTAATTACAGAAACAAAAAGAttgaggaaagaaagagaaatcaaGAACACAGAAGATTTTGTTTGTTCCATGTGCCAGAGTCGTGTCAGCTGTGCTGTGTCCTCACTGGGATCTACAGTATCCTCCACTCACCCTCTGCAGCAGGGTGGAACAACACAGCTGGCATCAACTCTGACACTAACTCCAGGAGCAACAATTCTTCTGAAGATTCTGACCATCTACTTCCTCTTGAAGAATTGTTTAGTGAACTCCAAGGAGATGATTATATCGAACGACTTGAAAAACTTGCAGAAAGCCTTTTGCGAGAAGTTACAGCAGAAGTGGAAGCAAATCCTCATAGAACAAATGAACAA GCAACAGTCAAGGAAAATACCACTGAGGAATGTCACTATTCAGAAAGAGTGGTGGGGCAGACATCAAAAGATGTGGAAACCAATGGAACCTGTAGAAGCATGA